A genomic segment from Vicia villosa cultivar HV-30 ecotype Madison, WI unplaced genomic scaffold, Vvil1.0 ctg.004407F_1_1, whole genome shotgun sequence encodes:
- the LOC131642051 gene encoding uncharacterized protein LOC131642051, with the protein MRRGRPKKTVSPPPDPIPLKCLIISPPPSSLPSSSEKASVSKVVVEVEGKGNEDPNPGETLNSNDDQKLWVDVLKDNRNPAKGRSMKFIAPQLVEGGIEVSIEEADIVDEILFWRPSLVLYALGGELSMHAVKNFMIKNWNFVQLPDMYYHEGYFILRFSSFRQRDDVLMKGPYSIRNMPLLIHEWRADFNLQTDLLRTLPIWVKLPNLPLYLWGETSLNKIGSALGIPIVTDECTANRLRISYARILVEMDITKELPSEIIIKDNMGEKMQQSIDYEWRPVYCGNCQRFGHNCDKPKQKAKIWQPKAKPPEEENKTQPTNAATTTNGEEATVQGFSDNADSLGTVEINKEKWTTVNKSGKDRGKGIMIEDPEPSVLSTNGFDALGILNDLLVLQNPG; encoded by the coding sequence ATGAGGCGAGGGCGTCCGAAAAAGACGGTGTCACCGCCGCCAGATCCCATTCCCCTGAAATGTCTGATAATATCTCCACCGCCTAGTTCATTGCCTTCTTCTAGTGAGAAAGCCAGTGTCAGCAAGGTTGTTGTTGAGGTTGAAGGAAAAGGTAACGAAGACCCAAACCCAGGCGAAACCCTAAATTCGAATGATGATCAGAAGTTATGGGTTGATGTACTCAAAGATAACCGAAATCCTGCCAAAGGTCGTAGTATGAAGTTTATCGCTCCCCAGCTTGTTGAAGGTGGGATTGAAGTTTCGATTGAGGAAGCAGACATCGTGGATGAAATTTTATTCTGGCGTCCATCTTTGGTTCTCTATGCCTTGGGAGGTGAGTTAAGTATGCACGCAGTTAAGAATTTTATGATTAAGAACTGGAACTTTGTTCAACTACCTGATATGTACTATCACGAAGGTTATTTCATCCTCCGTTTCAGTTCATTCAGGCAGAGAGATGATGTCCTGATGAAAGGTCCATATTCCATCAGGAATATGCCACTCCTTATTCACGAATGGAGAGCGGACTTTAATCTGCAAACTGATCTTCTTCGCACTCTACCGATCTGGGTAAAATTGCCAAATCTTCCCCTTTATTTGTGGGGAGAAACAAGCCTCAACAAAATTGGGAGTGCACTAGGAATCCCCATAGTAACGGATGAATGTACTGCTAATCGGTTACGAATATCCTATGCTCGAATTCTTGTAGAAATGGACATAACTAAGGAGTTACCATCAGAGATAATAATCAAGGATAATATGGGAGAAAAGATGCAGCAATCCATAGATTATGAATGGCGCCCTGTTTACTGTGGAAATTGTCAGAGATTTGGCCACAATTGTGACAAACCTAAGCAGAAGGCCAAGATTTGGCAACCAAAAGCTAAGCCTCCAGAAGAAGAGAACAAGACACAACCCACTAATGCAGCAACCACAACCAATGGTGAGGAGGCTACAGTGCAAGGTTTCTCTGATAATGCTGATTCACTTGGCACAGTTGAGATAAATAAGGAGAAGTGGACTACTGTTAATAAGAGTGGCAAGGACCGAGGTAAAGGAATCATGATAGAGGATCCTGAACCTTCAGTTCTTAGTACGAATGGTTTTGATGCCCTAGGGATTTTGAATGATCTCCTAGTGCTACAAAATCCTGGTTAA